Sequence from the Penaeus chinensis breed Huanghai No. 1 chromosome 5, ASM1920278v2, whole genome shotgun sequence genome:
GGGGCGGCAACTTCGTCGGAATCATCACCAGCGCGGGCGCGGGCggcgtcctcctcggcggcgaaggcgatctggtcgaggacgaactgagggatcgggtgggggaaagcgggggccacgggcaggacgtcggactggggctggaagccgttctcgttggcCACGAACTTGACATGGACTTCGGTGCCGTCAGGAGCAGTGTATCTGTTGTTACATATTTAAATGTGGGATTAGATATCAACACAAAGGGGGCAATGATATGCAACTGATATATTTTCACACTGTGGACaaataaaattgaagaaaaagcATAACAGCAATAGGACTTACGAGTATTCTCCAGCCTTGATCACGGCGTCGTCATCACCGTCGGGAGATCCAGCCTGGGAGAAACGGATGCCGTTGGCAGTTTCGAAGTCGAAGTTGTAATTGGATTGGCACGAACTCGACCTCCTCACTGGACGCAGCACGAGGAGCGCCATAGCTTGTCTGGGGAGCAGCGACTTCCTCGCTAGACTCAGCAGAAGGAACCCCATAGCTGTACTGGGGAGCGGCGACGGCCACGGCGGCAACACAGGCAACGATCAGCTGCAATGTATTACAAAAATGTTATAATCCAAAATGTATTTCATGTAGTCTGAATTATTACTTGATCTCTAATCCTTAACTTCGAATGGGTAATACCAAAAACTTTTTTCCAGTTCTTTGAACCTTAGTAATAGCTGTCATGTATCAGCTCTACTTACGAACTTCATGTTGATGGTTCAGAGTTAACTGGTGCTTAGTCCCTCAGCAGCCGATCTTTTATAGTGCTGCCAGTTTAGACACGTCGTCCTTTGTAACCTTGTCTCTGATTAGTCCCCTCCCATCACCTGCCATATGTGACCCTCGCCTTTACGCTCTAACGACTCTTGTTTACAAAATGATATCTTGTTTTATTACTCTCACTATACAACCTAAACAGAGTACACCATTTAACATTAGATATAGGGCATATTCCTTTACGACACGATAAGGTTTTCGAGTTACATTCCATTATGTATCTTTAGTTATTTAATATTTGCACACGCACAACAGAACAGATCGCGATTGCTATTGCAgtgtggaatgttttttttttttttttttaacaaagttaCAGTTTAGTATTGATCCACCAGTTACATTTCTGATTATATATCACATGGGCATTTCGATCAGCTGGATAAcatctatcagtttatttttGTGACTAAATAGTGTGACATAAACACTCTGGATATTTATCCATTTCAACATACCTAACTAACTTTATGTATTGTCATATGTATTGCATAGACTGATTCTTAGTTTTGTGATGACTCATCTTCATTACAAGCTCGTGTCTGCTGAAAATTGAAATGTCTCGTATTTTAACATAAATAGAAATGACTACTGCCGTTTTTAGACTTAGCTTTTCTagtctcgcaaaaaaaaaaaaaaaaaaaaaaaaacactgtcttGTGTAAACAAAAGCCTGATAAGCACGGCGACTTTAATCTATCAGTGTAAGCTTTAGGATAGTCATTTCCAAATAATGTAGCTAAAAAGTTTTAAATACAACACATTTCAACCAACGTCACATTTACTGACTGCATATTCTGCAACTTTACCAAATTTCTATTCGAAATGGGAATTGTGTTACTGATATCTCACTTGTTGAATTTTCTTATTCACATCTATTAAAATAATTCACGATGATAACGATATACCGAGGAAACTACTGTACCTATTTAAATACGACATCACGCTTTAAGCTCGACGATATTTCAAGACAGCATAGTAGGCGACTTAATCAAAGTCAAATGCACTTATTACGAGATCCAGCCTAAGTACGAGAGTTGGCGCATCACAAACATAAAGATTAAGCCAAAGCCAAGCCAGGCTCAAGATCTGGCACGACAAACACACGGTCATATATTCCAGGAAGCGGTAAGGGGCCAATGTGGTGAAAAAATGGAAAACGTAATGTTCCTAAGCTTTCTAAGAGCGagcacttccttttcttttttatgcctcAAATGACCCTCATTGTTTACTTCTGTGTTATAAgtatccttcttgtttttttatgaacTGCTCAACATCAAGTAAATTTACAAGTCACAATTTACGGTAAACAGAGATCATAAATCTTAAGAGAGAAGTACTTTTTCTCCCTAGAAAGTATAATTAGTTGGACTGACCTTCCCTACTCATGAAGCCGTTACCCTGGCAACTGGAAAACACGCAACTTCCACCTTTACTTATTCTTCACCGGTTTGGATTCCTCGCTTTATTAGTATCTCGTACGATTTTTCATTCGTTTCGTAATCCATGTTTTCCATTTATGGATTTTTGAATGGTGCaaaaatatatcatttattaacctctttgtctatctataaacacttatcggtacatatataggtatttgtgagtgtgtatgtattcgtgcactcgaatatatatatatatatatatatatatatatatatacacacacacacttatatacacacacatatgtttatttataaacttacatatatatgtatgtatatatatatatacaaatatatgcatgtatatagagtgTATAATTTAGATCTCTCTCTAcccatatttataatataaacaataaatatctatacacataggcatatatacatacatactttaattTTAGTGGCAATGTATGAAACATTTGGCAACaccgacaggggggggggggggggtgatggccaCTGAAATATGTCTTTTCTGAAAATTCTTCGTGTGGGGCAACATAGTTATAACTATAAACGCGCATATGGATGTCTATCAAAAGTTACTTCCTATAGAATCTTTTGCTTGAAGTAAATGGTAATCAGCGCAATTATCACTGATGTGACAAGTGTACCATTAATAATGCATTGACTATTTAGAAGTAGAAAATTATTACTGCTAAAAGTAATGTTAGGTATATAGAGTGTGAGGAAGGTCAGTAACATGagaaatcattatgaaaattctattttaattataaatagaataaatacatcGTTCAGGTGTGAATCTAGTTGGGGCGGCCGTAGAGAGTGGATGGGGCGGCAACTTCGTCGGAATCATCACCAGCGCGGGCGCGGGCggcgtcctcctcggcggcgaaggcgatctggtcgaggacgaactgagggattgggtgggggaactcgggagccacgggcaggatgtcggactggggctggaagccgttctcgttggcCACGTACTTGACATGGACTTCGGTGCCGTCAGGAGCGGTGTATCTGTTGTTACATATTCAAATGTTGGATTAGATATCAATAAAGAGGGTGGCAATGATATGCAACTGATATATTTTCACACCGTGGACAAATAAAttcgaatgaaaaacaaaacagaaatatgaCTTACGAGTATTCTCCAGCCTTGATCACGGCGTCCTCATCACCGTCGGGAGATCCAGCCTGGGAGAAACGGATGCCATTGGCAGTTTCGAAATCGAAGTTGTAAGTGCCGTCTTCCTCGTGGACGCGGTCATCCCTGAGGATAGGCACGAACTCGACCTCCTCACTGGACGCAGCACGAGGAGCGCCATAGCTTGTCTGGGGAGCAGCGACTTCCTCGCTAGACTCAGCAGAAGGAACCCCATAGCTGTACTGGGGAGCGGCAACGGCCACGGCGGCAACACAGGCAACAATCAACTGCAATGTATTACAAAAATGTTATAATCCAAAACGTATTTCATGTAGTCTGAATTATTACTTGATCTCTAATCCTTAACTTCGAATGGGTAATACCAAATACTTCTTTCCAGTTCTTTGAACCTTAGAAATAGCTGCCATGTATGAGCTCTACTTACAAACTTCATGTTGATGGTTCAGAGTTAACTGGTGCTTAGTCCCTCAGCAGCCGATCTTTTATAGTGCTGCCAGCTTAGACACGTCGTCCTTTGTAACCTTGTCTCTGATTAGTCCCCTCCCGTCACCTGCCATACGTGACCCTCGCCTTTACACGCTAACGACTCTTGGTCACAAAATGATATCTTGTTTTATTACTCTCACTATACAACCTAAACAGAGTACACCATTTAACATTAGAGGAAGGGCATATTCCTTTACGACACGATATGGTTTTCGAGTTACATTCCATTATGTATCTTTAGTTATTTAATATTTGCACACGCACAACAGAACAGATCGCGATTGCTATTGCAgtgtggaatgtttttttttttttttttaacaaagttaCAGTTTAGTATTGATCCACCAGTTACATTTCTGATTATATATCACATGGGCATTTCGATCAGCTGGATAAcatctatcagtttatttttGTGACTAAATAGTGTGACATAAACACTCTGGATATTTATCCATTTCAACATACCTAACTAACTTTATGTATTGTCATATGTATTGCATAGACTGATTCTTAGTTTTGTGATGACTCATCTTCATTACAAGCTCGTGTCTGCTGAAAATTGAAATGTCTCGTATTTTAACATAAATAGAAATGACTACTGCCGTTTTTAGACTTAGCTTTTCTagtctcgcaaaaaaaaaaaaaaaaaaaaaaaacactgtcttGTGTAAACAAAAGCCTGATAAGCACGGCGACTTTAATCTATCAGTGTAAGCTTTAGGAAAATCATTTCCAAATAATGTAGCTAAAAAGTTTTAAATACAACACATTTCAACCACCACTTTACAACCAACGTCCCATTTACTGACTGCATATTCTGCAACTTTACCAAATTTCTATTCGAAATGGGAATTGTGTTACTAATATCTCACTTGTTGAATTTTCTTATTCACATCTATTAAAATAATTCACGATGATAACGATATACCGAGGAAACTACTGTACCTATTTAAATACGACATCACGCTTTAAGCTCGACGATATTTCAAGACAGCATAGTAGGCGACTTAATTAAAGTCAAATGCACTTATTACGAGATCCAGCCTAAGTACGAGAGTTGGCGCATCACAAACATAAAGATTAAGCCAAACCCAAGCCAGGCTCAAGCTCTGGCACGATAAACACACGGTCATATATTCCAGGAAGCGGCAAGGGACCAATGTGGTGAAAAAATGGAAAACGTAATGTTCCTAAGCTTTCTAAGAGCGagcacttccttttcttttttatgcctcAAATGACCCTCATTGTTTACTTCTGTGTTATAAgtatccttcttgtttttttatgaacTGCTCAACATCAAGTAAATTTACAAGTCACAATTTACGGTAAACAGAGATCATAAATCTTAAGAGAGAAGTACTTTTCCTCCCTAGAAAGTATAATTAGTTGGACTGACCTTCCCTACTCATGAAGCCGTTACCCTGGCAACTGGAAAACACGCAACTTCCACCTTTACTTATTCTTCACCGGTTTGGATTCCTCGCTTTATTAGTATCTCGTACGATTTTTCATTCGTTTCGTAATCCATGTTTTCCATTTATGGATTTTTGAATGGTGCaaaaatatatcatttattaacctctttgtctatctataaacacttatcggtacatatataggtatttctgagtgtgtatgtattcgtgaactcgaatatatatatatatatatatatatatatatatatatatacacacatactcatatacacacacatatgtttatttataaacttacatatatctgtatgtatatatatatgtatacaaatatatgcatgtatatagagtgTATAATTTAGATCTCTCTCTAcccatatttataatataaacaataaatatctatacacataggcttatatacatacatactttaattTTAGTGGCAATGTAGGAAACATTTGGCAACaacgacagggggggggggggggtgatggctaCTGAAATATTCTTTTTCTGAAAATTCTTCGTGTGTGGCAacatatttataactataaaCGCGCATATGGATGTCTATCAAAAGTTACTTCCTATAGAATCTTTTGCTTGAAGTAAATGGTAATCAGCACAATGATCACTGTGTGACAAGTGTACCATTAATAATGCATTGACTATTCAGAAGTAGAAAATTATTACTGCTAAAAGTGATGTTAGGTATATAGAGTGTGAGGAAGGTCAGTAACATGagaaatcattatgaaaattctattttaattataaatagaataaatacatcGTTCAGGTGTGAATCTAGTTGGGGCGGCCGTAGAGAGTGGATGGGGCGGCAACTTCGTCGGAATCATCACCAGCGCGGGCGCGGGCggcgtcctcctcggcggcgaaggcgatctggtcgaggacgaactgagggattgggtgggggaactcgggagccacgggcaggatgtcggactggggctggaagccgttctcgttggcCACGTACTTGACATGGACTTCGGTGCCGTCAGGAGCGGTGTATCTGTTGTTACATATTCAAATGTTGGATTAGATATCAATAAAGAGGGTGGCAATGATATGCAACTGATATACTTTCACACCGTGGACAAATAAAttcgaatgaaaaacaaaacagaaatatgaCTTACGAGTATTCTCCAGCCTTGATCACGGCGTCCTCATCACCGTCGGGAGATCCAGCCTGGGAGAAACGGATGCCGTTGGCAGTTTCGAAGTCGAAGTTGTAAGTGCCGTCTTCTTCGTGGACGCGGTCGTCCCTGAGGATAGGCACGAACTCGACCTCCTCACTGGACGCAGCACGAGGAGCGCCATAGCTGGTCTGGGGAGCAGCGACTTCCTCGCTAGACTCAGCAGAAGGAACCCCATAGCTGTACTGGGGAGCGGCGACGGCCACGGCGGCAACACAGGCAACAATCAACTGCAATGTATTACAAAAATGTGATAATCCAAAACGTATTTCATGTAGTTTGAATTATTACTTGATCTCTAATCCTTGACTTCGAATGGGTAATACCAAATACTTCTTTCCAGTTCTTTGAACCTTAGAAATAGCTGCCATGTATGAGCTCTACTTACAAACTTCATGTTGATGGTTCAGAGTTAACTGGTGCTTAGTCCCTCAGCAGGCGATCTTTTATAGTGCTGCCAGCTTAGACACGTCGTCCTTTGTAACCTTGTCTCTGATTAGTCCCCTCCCATCACCTGCCATACGTGACCCTCGCCTTTACACGCTAACGACTCTTGTTTACAAAATGATATCTTgttttattactctcattatacaACCTAAACAGAGTACACCATTTAACATTAGAGGAAGGGCATATTCCTTTACGACACGATATGGTTTTCGAGTTACATTCCCTCCTATTCTGTAACATGATCTTCCAttatgtgtcttttttttgtgttagtAGTTATTTAATATTTACATACGCACAACAGAACAGATCGCGATTGCTATTGCAGTGTGgaatcttttgttttccttttttttttttttaacaaagttaCAGTTCAGCATTTATCCACCAGTtacatttctgaatatatatcaCATGGACATTTCGATCAGCTGGATAACATCTATCAGTTTATTTCTGTAATTAAAGAGTGTGACATAAACACACTGGCTATTTACCTGAAGTATTTATCCATTTCAACATACCTAACTAACTTTATGTATTGTCATATGTATTGCATAGACTGATTCTTTGTTTTGTACTGACTCACATCATTACAAGCTCGTGTCTGCTGAAAGTTGAAATGTCTCGTATTTTAACATAAATAGAAATTACTACTGCCTTTTTTAGACTTTAGCTTTTTTagtctcgcaaaaaaaaaaaacaaaaaaactgtcaTGTGTAAACAAAAGCCTGATTAGCACGGCGACTTTCATCTATCAGTGTAAACTTTAGGATAGTCATTTGTAAATAATGCAGCTAAAAAGTTTTAAATACAACACATTTCAACCACCACTTCAGAACCAACGTCACACTTACTAACTGCATATTCTGCATCTGATATCTCACTTGTTGCATTTTCTTATTCACATCTATTAAAATAATTtacgatgataacgatataacGAGGAAACTACTGTACCTATTTAAATACGACGTCACGCTTTCAGCTCGACGATATCTTAAGACAGCATAGTAGGCGACTTGACTAAAGTCAAATGCACTTATTATGTGATCCAGCCTAAGTACAAGAGTTGGCGCATCACAAACAGAAAGATTAAGCCAAACCCAAGCCAGGCTCAAGCTCTGGCACGATAAACACACGGTCATATATTCCAGGAAGCGGTAAGGGGCCAATGTGGTGAAAAAATGGAAAACGTAATGTTCCTAAGCTTTCTAAGAGCGagcacttccttttcttttttatgcctcAAATGACCCTCATCGTTTACTTCTGTGTTATAAGTATCCTTCTTGTTTTTTATGAACTGCTCGACATCAAGTAAATTTACAAGTCACAATTTACGGTAAACAGAGATCATAAATCTTAAGA
This genomic interval carries:
- the LOC125025468 gene encoding cuticle protein AMP1A-like, yielding MKFLIVACVAAVAVAAPQYSYGVPSAESSEEVAAPQTSYGAPRAASSEEVEFVPILRDDRVHEEDGTYNFDFETANGIRFSQAGSPDGDEDAVIKAGEYSYTAPDGTEVHVKYVANENGFQPQSDILPVAPEFPHPIPQFVLDQIAFAAEEDAARARAGDDSDEVAAPSTLYGRPN
- the LOC125025469 gene encoding cuticle protein AMP1A-like; its protein translation is MKFLIVACVAAVAVAAPQYSYGVPSAESSEEVAAPQTSYGAPRAASSEEVEFVPILRDDRVHEEDGTYNFDFETANGIRFSQAGSPDGDEDAVIKAGEYSYTAPDGTEVHVKYVANENGFQPQSDILPVAPEFPHPIPQFVLDQIAFAAEEDAARARAGDDSDEVAAPSTLYGRPN